The following are from one region of the Stanieria cyanosphaera PCC 7437 genome:
- a CDS encoding colicin E3/pyocin S6 family cytotoxin, with product MTNIPPPKNLSAFPEAKQVKPKTPIAGGGLRKRWKDKDYIYEWDSYHGRVEKYDKRGNHLGEFDPNTGEQTKPADSNRKIKP from the coding sequence GTGACTAATATACCACCGCCTAAAAATTTATCAGCTTTTCCTGAAGCAAAACAGGTTAAACCCAAAACCCCTATAGCTGGAGGTGGATTACGAAAGAGATGGAAGGATAAAGATTATATTTATGAGTGGGATTCTTATCATGGCAGAGTAGAAAAATATGACAAACGAGGAAATCATCTTGGTGAATTCGATCCTAATACTGGAGAGCAAACTAAACCAGCAGATTCTAATCGTAAAATAAAGCCTTAA
- a CDS encoding glycosyltransferase gives MTEKYWSEKESEQEFDPIGSLLSEWSDPEEEEEEFRSDFFQGLDGRRKKAAFVLMAIWGIVLTLHLVSWGYLIVFILTGLVGIHAFRLSIAQPELPPVSLSDRDLASAPKVSLLVAAKNEAAVIGNLIEQLCNLDYPRDQYEVWAIDDHSSDRTPEILDRLAQKYPQLKVVHRPANAGGGKSGALNQVLSQTQGEIVGVFDADAGVTPDLLRRVVPMFASAETGAVQVRKAIANTEENFWTKGQAAEMALDSYMQQQRIALGGIGELRGNGQFVRRSALERCGRWNEETITDDLDLTIRLHLDNWKIGFLLYPSVQEEGVVKASSLWHQRNRWAEGGYQRYLDYWRYLFRSPMGLRKRFDLLTFILLQYILPTACVPDLIMGTIRHHFILLSPLSALLFFFAYIGMFRGILRTRAKQQLNLFDLINIGWQSLNGLVYMLHWQVVMPCITARMSIRPKRLKWVKTVHEGAGTESFDY, from the coding sequence ATGACAGAGAAATACTGGTCAGAAAAAGAATCAGAACAAGAATTTGATCCCATTGGCTCTTTATTATCAGAATGGTCAGATCCAGAAGAAGAAGAGGAGGAGTTTAGAAGCGATTTTTTCCAAGGACTAGACGGACGTAGAAAAAAAGCTGCTTTCGTGCTAATGGCTATTTGGGGAATTGTTCTTACTCTTCATTTAGTTTCCTGGGGCTATTTAATCGTTTTTATTTTAACGGGATTAGTAGGTATTCATGCCTTTAGATTATCAATTGCTCAACCAGAATTACCTCCAGTCTCTTTGTCTGATCGAGATTTAGCCTCTGCCCCTAAAGTTTCCTTGCTTGTCGCTGCCAAAAACGAAGCAGCAGTGATTGGGAATTTGATCGAACAGTTGTGTAATCTTGATTATCCCCGCGATCAATATGAAGTCTGGGCAATAGACGACCACAGTAGCGATCGCACTCCTGAAATTTTAGATCGTTTAGCTCAAAAATATCCTCAACTAAAGGTAGTTCATCGTCCTGCTAATGCAGGAGGTGGTAAATCAGGTGCTTTGAATCAAGTTTTATCTCAAACTCAAGGAGAAATTGTTGGAGTCTTTGATGCCGATGCTGGAGTAACTCCAGACTTGTTAAGGCGAGTTGTACCGATGTTTGCCTCAGCAGAAACAGGCGCGGTTCAAGTTCGTAAAGCGATCGCTAATACCGAAGAAAATTTCTGGACTAAAGGGCAAGCAGCCGAAATGGCTTTAGATAGTTATATGCAGCAGCAGCGCATTGCCCTCGGTGGTATTGGTGAGTTACGAGGTAATGGTCAATTTGTCCGTCGTTCTGCCTTGGAACGTTGTGGTCGTTGGAATGAAGAAACTATCACCGATGACTTGGATTTAACTATTAGATTGCATTTAGATAACTGGAAAATCGGTTTTCTACTGTATCCAAGTGTTCAAGAAGAAGGAGTAGTCAAAGCAAGTTCTCTGTGGCATCAACGTAATCGCTGGGCTGAAGGAGGATATCAACGTTATCTCGATTATTGGCGATATCTATTCCGTAGTCCAATGGGTTTAAGAAAAAGATTTGATTTACTAACTTTTATTTTACTGCAATACATCCTACCGACTGCCTGTGTTCCAGATTTAATCATGGGAACGATTCGCCATCATTTTATTCTGCTTAGTCCTTTGAGTGCTTTGTTATTTTTCTTTGCTTATATAGGTATGTTTCGAGGTATCTTGCGTACTCGTGCTAAACAACAACTCAATCTATTTGACTTAATTAATATTGGTTGGCAATCTCTTAACGGACTCGTTTATATGCTGCATTGGCAAGTTGTCATGCCTTGTATTACTGCCCGAATGTCAATTCGCCCCAAACGGCTGAAATGGGTGAAAACAGTTCATGAAGGTGCAGGAACAGAAAGTTTTGATTATTAA
- a CDS encoding TspO/MBR family protein, with protein sequence MEVPSWLVIGLVTIAVAAAANLLSKKDIRWFKHLRRPKWLTFEKAIPLIWTIVFICGAWSAYIVWEAEPGTIKTWLLMAFYLLVEIAIVAYTPVMCKARSLKVGTIIGGAGFVLGLILALIVLSISGWAFILLLPYLLWSPIGTFVTWQMAKLNPADT encoded by the coding sequence ATGGAAGTTCCTTCTTGGTTAGTTATTGGACTTGTGACGATCGCAGTAGCAGCAGCAGCAAATCTTCTTTCCAAAAAAGATATCCGTTGGTTTAAGCATTTACGTCGCCCTAAATGGCTAACCTTTGAAAAAGCAATTCCTTTAATTTGGACAATTGTATTTATTTGTGGTGCTTGGTCTGCTTATATTGTTTGGGAAGCAGAACCTGGTACGATTAAGACATGGTTATTGATGGCTTTTTATTTATTAGTAGAAATAGCTATCGTTGCCTATACTCCTGTGATGTGTAAAGCTCGTAGTCTTAAAGTTGGTACAATAATTGGTGGTGCAGGTTTTGTTCTAGGTTTAATTCTGGCTTTAATCGTTTTATCAATTAGTGGTTGGGCATTTATTTTGTTACTGCCTTATCTTCTTTGGAGTCCTATTGGTACTTTTGTGACTTGGCAAATGGCAAAATTAAATCCTGCCGATACCTAA
- a CDS encoding glycosyltransferase — protein MLPNSNSFRVLFVLPAFYRNGAVNLIINLADELALVYLDVEILALSEQEPHSPLPKQAVKTSVALEANQSVRLGLPILLNRLLKSALNSDLIVLTWENGPALVWTSLIAYILRKPTIAIVQNNIQKSWAQYPSRIGRVVRRWAYGQTQAVVCVSQALITFVEAEINSKTITSIPNGINIERVQELAKLPDSSLLTTDNLPFIVGIGRLVPQKGFDLLIKAHAAVIKKGIAHHLVLIGEGEEHSNLSELATNLGVFDSVNFLGFSSNPYSTLARASLFCLSSRYEGMPLSLMEASVLGIPMIATDCLTGPREILADGLYGDLVATESVEALSSAIERHFLEPQRLVTKAQASAQQAERFSMRTCADKYRELFAHCVAKVKENNKD, from the coding sequence ATGCTGCCTAACTCTAATTCTTTTCGGGTTTTATTTGTTCTCCCAGCTTTTTATCGTAACGGTGCGGTCAATTTAATTATCAATCTTGCAGATGAATTGGCTCTTGTTTACCTAGATGTCGAAATTTTAGCTTTATCTGAACAAGAACCACACTCACCCTTACCCAAACAAGCTGTCAAAACCAGCGTAGCTTTAGAAGCAAATCAGTCGGTTCGACTAGGATTACCTATTTTGTTAAATCGACTGCTCAAGTCAGCTTTAAATTCCGATCTTATTGTTCTTACCTGGGAAAACGGCCCCGCCCTGGTTTGGACAAGTTTAATCGCTTATATTCTGCGTAAACCTACTATCGCTATTGTTCAGAATAATATTCAAAAATCTTGGGCGCAATATCCAAGTCGGATTGGGCGAGTTGTCCGCCGTTGGGCTTACGGACAAACACAGGCTGTAGTTTGTGTTAGTCAAGCTTTAATAACTTTTGTCGAAGCAGAAATAAATTCAAAAACGATTACCTCAATTCCAAACGGAATCAACATCGAACGGGTTCAGGAACTCGCCAAGCTTCCTGACTCATCGTTACTTACGACAGACAATCTACCTTTTATAGTGGGGATTGGCAGGCTTGTACCACAAAAAGGTTTTGATTTATTGATTAAAGCTCACGCTGCTGTTATTAAGAAAGGAATTGCTCATCATCTAGTTTTGATCGGAGAGGGAGAGGAACATTCTAACTTATCAGAATTAGCAACAAATCTTGGAGTGTTTGATAGTGTAAACTTTCTCGGTTTTTCTAGTAATCCTTATTCTACTTTGGCTCGCGCATCACTGTTTTGCTTGTCATCCCGCTACGAAGGAATGCCCTTATCTTTGATGGAAGCCTCAGTCTTAGGCATTCCTATGATAGCAACTGATTGTTTAACTGGGCCACGAGAAATTTTGGCTGATGGTTTATATGGTGATTTAGTAGCAACGGAGTCTGTGGAGGCGTTATCAAGCGCAATTGAAAGACACTTTTTAGAACCTCAAAGATTAGTTACAAAAGCACAAGCTTCTGCACAACAAGCCGAGCGATTTTCCATGCGAACTTGCGCTGACAAATACAGGGAATTGTTTGCTCATTGTGTTGCCAAAGTAAAGGAAAATAACAAAGATTAA
- a CDS encoding ABC transporter ATP-binding protein: protein MNNWLLEVENVYAGYVQDLNILQGINFRIAPGELVAVIGPNGAGKSTLAKTIFGLLNPNQGKIIFKGENIAGLKSNQIVRRGMCYVPQIANVFASLSVEENLEMGAFIRNGSLQSLKDTIYTMFPRLAERRRQRAGTLSGGERQMLAMGRALMLDPDLLLLDEPSAALSPILVNSVFEQIKAINQTGKSIVLVEQNAKKALLMANRGYVLESGKDRFEGTGEQLLKDPKVGELYLGLAYKK from the coding sequence ATGAATAATTGGTTATTAGAAGTAGAAAATGTTTATGCTGGATATGTGCAAGATTTAAATATATTGCAAGGAATTAACTTTCGCATTGCTCCTGGGGAATTGGTAGCAGTAATTGGACCTAATGGCGCAGGTAAATCTACATTAGCAAAAACTATTTTTGGTTTGCTCAATCCCAATCAAGGAAAAATTATTTTTAAAGGAGAAAATATTGCTGGTTTGAAATCAAACCAAATTGTACGTAGGGGAATGTGTTACGTACCTCAAATAGCAAATGTCTTTGCTTCTCTTTCTGTAGAAGAAAATTTAGAAATGGGGGCATTTATTCGTAATGGTTCGCTTCAATCTTTAAAAGACACTATTTATACTATGTTTCCCAGATTAGCAGAACGTCGTCGTCAACGAGCAGGTACTCTTTCTGGGGGAGAAAGACAAATGTTAGCTATGGGTAGGGCATTAATGCTTGACCCCGATTTATTATTGTTAGATGAACCTTCAGCAGCTTTATCACCTATTTTAGTTAATTCTGTTTTTGAACAAATTAAAGCAATTAATCAAACAGGAAAATCTATTGTTTTAGTGGAACAAAATGCTAAAAAAGCTTTATTAATGGCAAATCGAGGTTATGTATTAGAAAGTGGTAAAGATCGTTTTGAAGGTACAGGAGAACAGTTATTAAAAGATCCGAAAGTAGGAGAGTTATATTTAGGCTTAGCTTATAAAAAGTAA
- the queG gene encoding tRNA epoxyqueuosine(34) reductase QueG, translating to MSQNLNSEDIKSAAKSFGFHKVGIATINNNYQDDAVAHLQTWLALGYHADLSWMANPKRENITACMPEVRSVICVALNYYTPHQHSNHPEVAKISRYGWGRDYHKIMDKKLKALSNWLTAQQEGIKTRYYADTGPIQDKVWAQRAGIGWIAKNGNVITRDYGSWVFLGEILTNLELPPDRPHTQHCGTCTRCLDACPTGAITKPFVVDANRCLAYHTIENRAEQLPDAIANNLQGWVAGCDICQDVCPWNQRFAQETDIKEFQPYPENLNPKLTELAEITEPEWDSRFRASALRRIKLPMLQRNALANLKSKKMMS from the coding sequence ATGTCACAAAACCTTAACAGTGAAGATATAAAATCGGCAGCTAAGTCTTTTGGTTTTCATAAAGTTGGAATTGCTACCATCAACAACAACTATCAAGATGATGCAGTTGCCCACCTTCAAACGTGGTTAGCTTTGGGATATCATGCAGATTTAAGTTGGATGGCAAATCCGAAACGGGAGAATATTACTGCTTGTATGCCTGAAGTTCGTTCCGTGATCTGTGTTGCGCTTAATTATTATACGCCTCATCAACATTCTAATCATCCTGAAGTAGCCAAAATCTCTCGTTATGGCTGGGGAAGAGATTATCACAAAATCATGGATAAAAAACTCAAAGCTTTAAGTAACTGGTTGACAGCACAACAGGAAGGAATCAAAACTCGTTATTATGCTGATACAGGACCAATACAAGATAAAGTTTGGGCGCAAAGGGCTGGTATTGGTTGGATTGCTAAAAATGGTAATGTCATTACACGAGATTATGGTAGTTGGGTATTTTTGGGGGAAATTTTAACTAATTTAGAATTGCCTCCCGATCGCCCTCATACTCAACATTGTGGTACTTGTACTCGTTGTCTTGATGCTTGTCCAACTGGGGCAATTACCAAACCTTTTGTGGTCGATGCTAATCGTTGTCTTGCATATCATACCATTGAAAACCGAGCCGAACAATTACCCGATGCGATCGCAAATAACTTACAAGGATGGGTAGCTGGATGTGATATTTGTCAAGATGTTTGCCCTTGGAATCAACGTTTTGCTCAAGAGACAGATATTAAAGAGTTTCAGCCTTATCCTGAGAATCTTAACCCGAAATTGACAGAATTGGCAGAAATTACTGAACCTGAGTGGGATAGTCGTTTTCGAGCTTCAGCCTTAAGAAGAATTAAGTTGCCAATGTTACAACGCAACGCGCTTGCTAATTTAAAATCAAAAAAGATGATGTCTTAA
- a CDS encoding bifunctional sterol desaturase/short chain dehydrogenase yields the protein MSNWYQGIAIAIVSVIWVELVRDLYHTLAHVWQPLYRLHVWHHRVFRRDLSVVSEAIYRQAHWYNDVPEALVMLFFSLIPGVIVYSLNLSPQSTAWVGSIYTLSFLLSAIARGCGIPYADAITDVTHRPGDFTDLPARWFVNRPYHWRHHFDNQNAYFCGTLTLVDKVLGTALSLKGKKIAVTGASGSLGKALLKQLHLQGAKVTALTSSDQTINLDINGEKIAIKTITWQVGKESDLVTELAKIDILILNHGINVHQERTAAAITKSYEINTLSAWRLMELFFTTIQTNEDLVRKEIWVNTSEAEVNPAFSPLYELSKRSLGDLVTLRRLDAPCVVRKLILGPFKSNLNPIGVMSADWVAKQIVNLAQRDLRNIIVTINPLTYLAFPIKEFCVSTYFKWFSKSTKKKLDSLSRSW from the coding sequence ATGTCCAACTGGTATCAGGGTATAGCGATCGCTATTGTCTCAGTAATCTGGGTTGAGTTGGTAAGAGATCTGTATCACACTCTTGCCCATGTTTGGCAACCTCTTTATCGTCTTCACGTTTGGCATCATCGCGTTTTTCGTCGGGATTTATCCGTCGTAAGTGAAGCCATTTATCGTCAAGCACACTGGTACAACGATGTTCCTGAAGCTTTGGTCATGTTGTTCTTTAGTCTAATTCCTGGGGTGATAGTTTACAGTTTGAATTTATCCCCTCAATCAACAGCATGGGTTGGTTCTATTTATACTTTATCTTTTTTACTGAGTGCGATCGCTCGTGGTTGTGGAATTCCCTATGCTGATGCAATTACCGATGTAACCCATCGTCCAGGTGATTTTACTGATTTACCAGCACGTTGGTTTGTCAATCGTCCCTATCATTGGCGACATCACTTTGATAATCAAAATGCTTATTTCTGTGGAACTTTAACTTTAGTAGATAAAGTCTTGGGTACAGCATTATCTTTAAAAGGAAAAAAAATTGCAGTTACTGGTGCATCAGGAAGTTTAGGAAAAGCGTTACTCAAACAACTACATCTTCAAGGAGCAAAGGTAACTGCTTTAACCTCTTCAGATCAAACAATTAATTTAGATATTAATGGGGAAAAAATTGCGATTAAAACTATAACTTGGCAAGTAGGAAAAGAGTCAGACTTAGTAACAGAATTAGCAAAAATTGATATTTTAATTCTCAATCATGGTATCAATGTTCATCAAGAAAGAACCGCAGCAGCAATTACCAAATCTTATGAAATTAATACTCTTTCTGCTTGGCGATTGATGGAATTATTTTTTACAACTATTCAAACTAATGAAGATCTAGTTCGCAAAGAAATTTGGGTTAATACTTCCGAAGCAGAAGTTAATCCAGCTTTTAGCCCTCTTTATGAATTAAGTAAAAGAAGCCTTGGAGATTTGGTTACTTTACGTCGTCTTGATGCACCTTGTGTTGTTCGTAAATTAATTTTAGGGCCTTTTAAAAGTAATCTTAATCCAATTGGTGTAATGTCTGCTGATTGGGTAGCAAAACAGATTGTTAATTTAGCACAAAGAGATCTTCGCAATATTATTGTGACAATTAATCCTCTGACATATTTAGCATTTCCAATTAAAGAATTTTGTGTTTCTACTTATTTCAAATGGTTTAGTAAGTCGACTAAAAAAAAACTAGATAGCCTTTCTCGCTCTTGGTGA
- a CDS encoding sensor histidine kinase — translation MPKLPAVYRGALILAIPLLSVIITVYGWMWSRQEEAKAHWWVNHTEEVMRESNVLLRLLLDAETGVRGYKITQDEDFLKPYQQSLQEIPSRLNSLKQLTEDNPLQKQHLQAIEPQVQQRLNVLARILQRMEIEQQTTLSPQLRQLFEESQQEMNIVRNLLNAFQKEEWRLLNSRRDNLEQVRNVTNILLVSTITISLISYFVAVQFYRNSEGKLEEQAKELVLVNTSLAETNANLTSRNQELDQFTYIVSHDLKAPLRAIANLSEWLEEDLQDKLDEDTSHQLTLLRQRVFRMDAFIDGLLRYSRAGRLKEEKTIVDVKELLAEIIDSLNPPPEFTIKINGAMPVFKTEVLPLQQVLSNLISNGIKYNSNPEGKIEIFVSDRDSAYQFAIADNGMGIPVRYHEKIFEIFQTLASREEKESTGIGLSIVKKIVENQGGKIWLESQEGQGTTFYFTWLK, via the coding sequence ATGCCTAAATTACCTGCTGTTTATCGAGGAGCATTAATTTTAGCCATTCCCTTGCTTTCAGTTATCATAACAGTCTATGGCTGGATGTGGTCACGTCAAGAAGAAGCTAAAGCGCATTGGTGGGTTAATCATACCGAAGAAGTAATGAGAGAAAGCAATGTTTTATTGCGATTGTTGTTAGATGCAGAAACGGGAGTTCGAGGTTACAAAATTACTCAAGATGAAGATTTTTTAAAGCCTTATCAACAATCACTTCAAGAAATACCTTCTCGTCTTAATTCTTTAAAGCAACTAACTGAAGATAATCCTTTACAAAAGCAGCATCTTCAAGCTATTGAACCACAAGTACAGCAAAGATTAAATGTACTAGCACGAATTTTGCAAAGGATGGAAATAGAACAACAAACAACGCTATCACCCCAATTAAGACAATTGTTTGAAGAAAGTCAACAAGAAATGAACATTGTTCGTAATTTGTTAAATGCTTTCCAAAAAGAAGAATGGCGCTTGCTCAATTCACGTCGAGATAATTTAGAACAAGTTAGAAATGTTACTAACATTTTACTTGTTTCTACAATCACTATTAGTTTAATTAGTTATTTTGTTGCTGTACAGTTTTATCGCAACTCAGAAGGTAAATTAGAAGAACAAGCCAAAGAACTTGTTTTAGTTAATACTAGTTTGGCAGAAACCAACGCTAATTTAACTAGTCGTAATCAAGAGCTAGACCAGTTTACTTATATTGTTTCTCATGATTTAAAAGCTCCACTAAGAGCGATCGCAAATCTTTCTGAATGGCTAGAAGAAGACTTACAGGATAAATTAGATGAAGATACCAGTCACCAACTAACGCTACTACGTCAAAGAGTTTTTCGTATGGATGCGTTTATTGACGGCTTGTTGCGCTACTCTCGCGCTGGTAGACTTAAAGAAGAAAAAACGATTGTAGATGTTAAGGAATTACTAGCAGAAATCATTGATTCTCTTAATCCTCCGCCAGAGTTTACAATCAAAATTAATGGAGCAATGCCTGTTTTTAAAACAGAAGTTTTACCTTTACAACAAGTATTAAGTAACTTAATTAGTAATGGAATCAAGTATAATTCTAATCCTGAAGGGAAAATTGAAATTTTTGTAAGCGATCGCGATTCTGCTTATCAATTTGCTATAGCTGATAATGGAATGGGAATTCCTGTTAGATACCACGAGAAAATTTTTGAAATATTTCAAACTTTAGCTTCCCGTGAAGAAAAAGAAAGTACTGGAATAGGACTTTCTATTGTCAAGAAAATTGTCGAAAATCAAGGGGGAAAAATTTGGTTAGAATCTCAAGAAGGACAAGGAACAACTTTTTATTTCACTTGGTTAAAATAA
- a CDS encoding IS701 family transposase encodes MSFNLPVEIISILLPFAGLFSKKVWNYVQIMLIGAILATGKRTVTSILEVMGLSAESNFQNYHRVLNRAVWSNLQASKILLTTLVMTFIPCGIVVCGIDDTIERRKGKKIKAKGIYRDPVRSSHSHFVKVSGLRWLSMMLLVEIPWAKKVWGLPFFTTLAPSERYHQQLQHRHKKLTDWARQMIFQVRRWLWNRELVVVADSSFTCLELLSSVSQTTSTSMITRLRLDAALYEPAPSRPTGTMGRPRLKGTRLPNLEQILIDADTQWSKITLSNWYGEANRPVEMSTGVAVWYHTGLPVVPIRWVLVRDPLDKFRPQALLCTNQRYQSQQILEWFSRRWQIEVTFEEARRHLGMETQRQWSDLAIARTTPLILGLFSLVTLLAHRLQANFTWTTRQKSWYVKSLPTFSDALALVRRFLWASTFSISSKPTDIIKVPRSLFNRLRDLAIYAA; translated from the coding sequence ATGAGTTTTAATTTACCCGTTGAAATTATTAGTATTCTTTTACCTTTTGCTGGTCTGTTTTCTAAAAAGGTTTGGAACTACGTTCAAATCATGTTAATTGGTGCGATTTTAGCCACAGGAAAAAGAACTGTAACTTCAATATTAGAAGTGATGGGATTGTCTGCTGAGTCTAACTTCCAGAATTATCATCGGGTATTAAATCGTGCAGTTTGGTCAAACCTTCAAGCAAGCAAAATACTACTAACAACCTTAGTCATGACATTTATTCCTTGTGGCATAGTTGTCTGTGGAATAGACGATACGATAGAACGTCGAAAAGGCAAGAAAATAAAAGCTAAAGGTATTTATCGCGACCCAGTCAGGTCAAGTCATAGTCACTTTGTTAAGGTTAGTGGTTTACGTTGGTTGTCAATGATGTTGCTTGTGGAAATCCCTTGGGCAAAAAAGGTTTGGGGATTACCGTTTTTTACAACACTAGCTCCGTCTGAGCGTTATCATCAGCAATTACAACATCGACACAAAAAACTAACTGATTGGGCAAGACAGATGATTTTTCAAGTTAGACGATGGCTTTGGAATCGAGAACTGGTAGTAGTGGCAGATAGTAGTTTTACCTGTCTAGAATTACTTTCCTCAGTGAGCCAAACTACTTCTACTTCAATGATTACCCGTTTACGCTTGGATGCTGCTCTTTATGAACCTGCTCCATCAAGACCTACAGGTACTATGGGTCGTCCTCGTCTTAAAGGAACAAGATTGCCTAACTTGGAACAAATTCTCATTGATGCTGATACACAATGGTCAAAAATTACACTATCTAATTGGTATGGAGAAGCAAATCGCCCAGTTGAAATGTCAACTGGGGTAGCTGTCTGGTATCATACTGGACTACCTGTTGTGCCAATTCGCTGGGTTTTAGTCCGCGACCCTTTAGATAAATTTAGACCACAAGCTCTGTTGTGTACCAATCAAAGATATCAATCTCAACAGATTCTTGAATGGTTTTCGCGTCGTTGGCAAATAGAAGTAACTTTTGAAGAAGCTAGAAGACACTTGGGTATGGAAACTCAACGTCAGTGGTCAGATTTAGCAATTGCACGCACCACCCCTCTTATTTTAGGACTTTTTTCTCTAGTTACTCTTTTGGCTCATCGTTTACAAGCCAATTTTACTTGGACTACTAGACAAAAAAGTTGGTATGTTAAATCTCTACCTACTTTTTCTGATGCCTTAGCTTTAGTACGCCGATTTCTGTGGGCTAGCACTTTTTCGATATCATCTAAACCTACTGACATCATAAAAGTCCCTCGTTCTTTATTCAATCGTTTGAGAGATCTGGCTATTTATGCTGCTTGA
- a CDS encoding slipin family protein, which produces MESILSILLGLVLVLGAKGLKIDREYERGVIFRLGRYQTTKGPGIYWIVPLVDQKAKVDIRTKTVDIAPQETVTADSVTIKVNAVLYYRIIDPCKAINKVENYNVAVYQTAMTTLRNVVGQNILDDVLQNRDKINFKVQEIVDEITEPWGIEIERVEMKDVEIPQSMQRAMAKEAEAVREKRARLIKATAEQEASQKLSEASQKISENPLALELRRLQMLTEIGAENNTTTLIMMPSDMITLAKEWTNTLQAKRQTTELDFIQSSSINSQISQTIE; this is translated from the coding sequence ATGGAATCAATTTTAAGTATTTTGTTAGGCTTAGTATTGGTATTAGGAGCTAAAGGATTAAAAATAGACCGAGAATATGAACGAGGCGTGATCTTCCGCCTAGGACGTTATCAAACAACTAAAGGACCAGGAATATATTGGATTGTACCTCTAGTAGATCAAAAAGCGAAGGTTGATATTCGTACCAAAACTGTAGATATTGCCCCTCAAGAAACTGTTACTGCCGATAGTGTAACGATTAAAGTTAATGCTGTCCTTTACTATCGTATTATCGATCCTTGTAAAGCAATCAACAAAGTAGAAAACTACAATGTAGCAGTTTATCAAACTGCAATGACAACTCTCCGCAATGTGGTAGGACAAAATATTCTTGATGATGTTTTGCAAAACCGAGACAAAATTAATTTTAAAGTCCAAGAAATCGTCGATGAAATAACTGAACCTTGGGGAATAGAAATCGAAAGAGTAGAGATGAAAGATGTAGAAATTCCTCAATCTATGCAAAGAGCAATGGCGAAAGAAGCAGAAGCTGTAAGAGAAAAACGCGCCCGTTTAATTAAAGCAACAGCAGAACAAGAAGCATCCCAGAAACTTTCTGAAGCATCTCAAAAAATTTCTGAAAATCCTCTTGCTTTAGAATTACGACGCTTACAAATGCTAACTGAAATTGGCGCAGAAAATAACACTACTACTTTGATTATGATGCCATCCGATATGATTACTTTAGCGAAGGAATGGACAAATACACTTCAAGCTAAAAGGCAAACAACTGAGCTCGACTTTATCCAATCAAGCAGCATAAATAGCCAGATCTCTCAAACGATTGAATAA
- a CDS encoding HAD-IA family hydrolase, whose product MNGKLVFFDFDGTIADSYQAIVKISNQLASEFGYKPVDEEEISLLKNLSSREIIQQSEISIFKIPFLIKRLQRELKKEISNLEPIHGIDLVLRQLKQHDYKLGIITSNAKENVVAFLEKHQLDNIFDFIYSGTTIFGKHRIINNIIKQYQIEPNQFIYVGDETRDIRAAKRSKVIAIAVTWGFNSAEILAHYQPDFLVTTPVELLSAIIESEHTWQKENSEKQLC is encoded by the coding sequence ATGAATGGCAAATTAGTATTCTTTGATTTTGATGGCACAATAGCCGATAGTTATCAAGCGATTGTTAAAATTAGTAATCAGTTAGCTTCAGAGTTTGGTTATAAGCCAGTTGATGAAGAAGAAATATCTTTGTTAAAAAACTTAAGCTCACGAGAAATTATTCAACAATCAGAAATTTCAATTTTTAAAATTCCTTTTTTAATTAAAAGACTGCAAAGAGAATTGAAGAAGGAAATTTCAAATTTAGAACCAATTCATGGCATTGATTTGGTACTACGTCAATTAAAACAACATGATTATAAACTAGGTATTATTACTTCTAATGCTAAAGAAAATGTAGTAGCTTTCCTAGAAAAACATCAATTAGATAATATTTTTGATTTTATTTATTCAGGAACAACTATTTTTGGTAAACATCGCATTATTAATAATATTATTAAGCAATATCAAATTGAGCCAAATCAATTTATATATGTAGGAGATGAAACTAGAGATATTAGAGCAGCAAAAAGAAGCAAAGTAATCGCGATCGCAGTTACTTGGGGATTTAATTCGGCGGAAATTTTAGCTCATTATCAACCAGACTTTTTAGTTACCACACCAGTAGAATTACTAAGTGCGATAATTGAATCAGAACATACTTGGCAAAAAGAAAATTCAGAAAAGCAGCTTTGTTAA